The following nucleotide sequence is from Oncorhynchus clarkii lewisi isolate Uvic-CL-2024 chromosome 6, UVic_Ocla_1.0, whole genome shotgun sequence.
TCATTGTTTTCCCCATCTAAAGGACTAATATAGTCTATGTGGGATTTTCAGTGAGTTGACCTTACCTGCCAGTGCTAGCAGTAGTTCTCCCAGACTCTGCTGGTACAGAGCCAGTGTATCATGGTCCTCTATCCCATTCTCCTCCTGGAATGGAATACAAGTGTGTTATGAAAAGGGAAGATGTCCCACTATGGCATAGTAGTCCACTCTCACTCACCATGGCGATGGCTGTAGATGCCAGCTCCAGAGCAGCCAGCACCCGTGGTTGGTCACGGGACATCtctgagaaggggggggggggagagggagagggagagggggggagagagagagagagagagagagagagagagagagagagagagagagagagagaggagagaagagagaagagaggaggagagagagagagggaggagagagagagagaagagggaggagagaagagagaagagagagagagggagagatggacctGAGGCCTTCTCAGAACACCGCCTCTAGGTACTTTTCAATATCCAGTTACACTTGATAACGTGCTCCTTCtgagttatgaatgtgttatcaAGTCCTTATGAAGGTTCCCTTCAAATAAAGTAGGGTTTAAATTAGGTCCTCTATATAAGGGTCATGAAATACGGTATTTATGATGTACAGCAGGTAAAGTTAGCTGTATTACCTCTCAGGATGTCTCTGGTGGACTTGAACTGCTCAAAGCAGAGGCTGTTGTCTGCAGACACCAGAGCTTTCAGCTCCTCTGCCCTGGACACGTACTGACTAACCTGCAGGAACGGTTTATATTGCTGTCATTCACTTCATtctatgatgtcatccatagcatgTGTTTTTCATCCATGCCATATGTTATTCAAATAATTTCAGTCTAGCCTTTGGGGTATGAAAATACAATAGACCAAATATACTTGTACTCTGTACCTTTTGCCTAAGGGCATCTTTacgcagtctgtctgtctcatctggAAAGGGGAGAGAAGATACATTCCTTAGACAGTTACCAATAGTGTTCTGATTATGTCatctccagttctgtgagcttgtatgaCTTTTCAGTTGATGTTGGACTGTGGTACGGAATTAGACATTATATAGATGAGAGACCTGAGATAAGTTATTGTGGCAGGTAGGGGCTGTGCATGTTGCTCTTACAGTGAATGGCGGGGACAAAGTGCTCTAGTGAGCTGCAGTACAGAGACAGAGCAGCTGATCTATCCCCCTCCTGGTCCTTCTGAACAGCTTTCAGGACCAGATCCTTCTgcaagaggagacagacagggagtcacATCAATACATCTAACTCTCTTTCACACACCCGCatgcacccacacgcacacacacaccgcttTCCCCAGGCTCTCTGCATTGGGCATGTGCTCGAGGTCCACCCAGGGGTGGGAGAAGAACTGAGTGAAGGTGAGGCGGGTGTCAGGGTCCCTGTCCAGCAGCCGCAGCAGTAAGTCCCTGCAGTTCCTGGACACTCTGGCCCCTGCAGGCAGCtgagacacacaacacaaccagagAACCACAATGTTTTTATAAGAAGTTGCAACACATACTTTGTGTTATCCTTGATGATTTTAAATGCAGTGTTTCCACTTGTGGCtggaattatatttttttaattgtcgAATAAATTATATCTATCTTCCAACTAATTACACTCTGTCCTGACCACTGGATTGAGGAGGAGAGTGTAGTACCCACTCCGGCACAGGAGTGTCCCTTCCAACAAGAAAGCACTGTGAGATAAGGTTTATTGGGCAAGTGTGCCACCATGTGGTGGCAAAAATACTCACAGGGGAAAGAATAATTCTTCTAACAGCAGTCACAGAATGAACAATCATTGCTACCACACATTTCTTTAGATAGATGTAACAGAGCTTACCTCGATGGGCTTGTCACTGCGGATCTTCTCCTCCAGTTCAGCATAGGATCTGGAGGCAAATGGTGCCCGGCCAAATAGTGTCTCTACATACAGAAGTAAGAACAACAAATAAATGATAAGAGTAAGTGAGAAAGCAATATAATTCAAAGCAGTAACGTTGAAGTTTGATGTCACTGAAATGTCTGGTTTGTGCTTAAGAGAGCATAGAGTGTTCTTGAGGAGATAGTGTTCTATTTAATTGCATGGAGAGATGAGATAGTTATCCATTTAAATCTGTGCTCTTACCATACAGGATGACTCCCACAGACCAGAGGTCGACCCTGGAGTCATACTGCCGTCGACACACCATCTCAGGGGCCATGTAGAGAGGAGAGCCCCTCAGAGCACTCTGCTCATCCCACGGAGACATGTAACTTGCAAAGCCAAAATCTGACAACAGCATAGGGCAAAAATGTTTTAATGCTCAGTGCCCTAGACTAGCCTCAGTCAAGACTGTGATACACCTGGTAATACTTGTAGCAGCATAACAAAATCCTCTAATGCATGATTCAGTGGTTCAACTGTTGCATTCCATCATTTTAAATGTCACAACTGAATAGCGCAGAGACAGTGCCACCAATAACCTCTGGCATATTGGCACTGCTATGATTTCGTAGCTATATCACAGTCCCATGGTGATGAAATGCAAAATATGAATAAAGATAGAAATGTGACCATAAGGAATACTGTATGTAAGTGTGATTGTGGCACTTGCCAGTGTGCTGTACCTGCTAGTTTAAGAACAGAACCATTGAGCAGAATGTTCTGGGGTTTCAGGTCCAGATGGGAGATGTTATGATTATGGAGAAACTGAAGAGCGCAGGCTGTTTTCAGACATGTAGCAAGAGaagagggagtaagagagagagtgcCTTATTggtgttggtcccaccattttttgttatatgtatactttgacaatgcaAGTAATataacttgccatgtcaataaagtcttctgaattgaattgatttcagtgggagagagagaaagagagagagatagtgggagagagagagaaagagagagtgggagagagagagaactgctcaaCATCATTAAATAGTTCTCTAAATAATGTAGGTTACTTATACCCAACGCACCACTGACTCTGGTGTGACTCACCTATCTGCTGCAGGAAGAGCCGAGCCACCCTCTCAGGTAGCAAGCGCCTACTGTGGATGAAACGGGACAGGTCCCCACCAGAACACCACTCCAGGATCAGATATATGTTTTCACTGTCCCACTGACCAATGGCAGAGAACACAATTAGACTCAATTCACTCAGACAAGGATGTGAAATGTAGCCTGCTGAGTCCCTGATCAGTTTGTGCTCTCTTGTCTGGCAAGCAATGTGGGAGTCAGGATAGCCTATATGAAATGTACTTATATGAGTGGGGATTGGCTGATTAAATATTGGGCTGATTAAATATTAAATGGATTGTAAACCTGAAAGTCCTTCAGCTGAACAATGTGAGGGTGGCGAACAGTTTTCAGGATCTCTATCTCAGTCAGCAGGTTCTCCATAGACACCTTGTTCAGAGTCTTCTTCCCAACCACCTTCACTGCCACCACCTCCCGGTTGTCCCCCTGCGCACACAGATCCAGTAGTCTGAACAATGCTCTAGTCTGGGACATGATATCAGTTTGGAAGCCAGGCTACAGGGGAAGTCTTAAAACTGTAATTTATATTAGGGAAGTTGCTACTATTTACTTGTGTTGTTTATGCAAGTAGTTGTGCTTAtaggctagctagtagctagctaactcgGTCTGCAACGAATGGCGTACCTTTCTGTAGGCTTTGTAAACTGTCGCATAGGTGCCACTGCCCAGCCTCTCTGTGAGAATGAAATTAGCCAGTTTCGGTGGGGCGAAGCTCGAagccatgatgatgatgatgatgttcaCGGTTGCATCAAAGCTGCTGTGGACCCCTTCACTGCTGCAAAGTGCACTAGAACATATATAGAGGAAGTTGGTCTATATAATTCAAATGTAGCTACAAAAGCAATGCCTATATCTGACCAGACTGAAGTGAAACAGGAACGTCTACAACAATGGCTATTGCATGGTATGTTGAGCTGACTTGCTGCTACCTAGCAagcaattattattataattttttaaaaactCAGCCCATCTTCTATACTTCTCAGAAATGTGTAtatttatacaaatatttaccGTCATTCAAGTATAAATACTGCCGAATTTGCAGAATGATTCTTCTTCTTCAAAGTTGTATTGACAGACTATACATACACCTTGGTGTATTGCCGCCACCTACAGTACATGGTATTGACACCAAAATTATTTCAATTTCGGGAAGGGGGGCGACATAAAACAACAAAAATCAAACAACCGTCCCACTCCTTCAGTTACATTCAAATCACACCAATACACAGACTCCGGTGCCTGTGAGTTGCAGAATGATTGTTTACATGGCTAGCTAGCTCCACTGTGAACATGCTGTCGTTGTCAGCTGGCAAAACACGTCAACTCGTCGATGCTCCAAACCATGGCACATTTTTTCATACTGCCCCCTACCGGTTTGATATTTAATACTCAGCCTTATCTGTAAAGGTAATCCAGAGAAGACAACCTCACGTTTATTGAAATAGTAATCAGTCATTGCTACAGTAAAACTCTTACTATGTATGTGGCTTTTACAATTGCAGCATCAAGCCGACATTAACGGACTATTCTAAATGTGAAAGTTACAACACAAAACTAAAGCGCAAAGAGGGCGCTGTGACTCCATTCCCTGTTGATGGCAGGAAGACTCTATTCCCAGTTGCTGATGAAAGCGAATAGTAATTTAAAGATGGCGGAGTGCATGGCAGCACGTTTGACCGCGCAAGAGGAGCAGATAGAGCTCCTCACTCGGGAATTTAGCCTCCTACGAGACGGGTTAAATGGTGGTCCAGAGGTCGCCAGCATTCTCGCCAGTTCTCCGGAGTTGGAGAGTTTACGGAGCGAGAATGAGAAGCTCAAATTTCGTCTCGTGCACCTCCGCCGGGGTCTCCAGGAAGAGCTCGCCCTGGAGGGACAGGGCAAGGGGGGCACAAACAAAGGCCAGGAGAAGACAGGGAAACAACAACCAAAGAACCGCAATTATGATAATAataaggtagctagctaccttagTGCATGTCAATTGTGTGGTTGTATGTGGCCTGTAGCGTGCTGTCCTAGTCCAACCAGTAGTTGCCTAGGGAGCATATAGTGGTTACTAGATAGTGCAGATCGGGGGTAGGCGGAGACATTATCCAGCATCTGCCAGATAATAATACGGTCGTCACTAACTTCCATGGCCACAAAGTAAGTCATGATTATGTCTAAACCCCGACCATTTATACAATGAGTCTTTTTAAAAACGACCaccccctcatcactgtcaaacgctccctaaaacactaaTGCgagaaggatattgacctcatcccgtcagtagaggatgcctggtcattctttaaaagtaatttcctcaccatcttaaataagcatgcccctttcaaaaaatttagaactaagaacagatatagcccttcgttcactccagacctgactgccctcgaccagcacaaaaacatcctgtggcggactgcactagcatcgaatagtccccgcgatatgcaacttgtcaggaaagcaaaggctagctttttcaaacagaaatgtgcatcctgtagcacaaattcccaaaagttttgggacacagTAAAGtcccatggagaataagagcacctcctcccagctgcccactgcactgaggctaggaaacactttcaccaccgataaatccacgataaacaagaatttcaataagcatttctctatggctggccatgctttccttcTGGCTTccccaaccctggccaacagctctgcaccccccgcagctacatGCCCAAGcctccagcttctccttcacccaaatccagatagcagatgttctgaaagagctgcaaaatctggacctgtacaaatcagctgggctagataatctggaccttctctttctaaaattatccaccgccattgttgcaacccctattaccagtctgttcaacctctctttcgtattgtccgagattcctaaagattggaaagctgccacagtcatcctcctcttcaaagggggtgacactctagacccaaactgttagacgtatatccatcctgccttgcctttctaaagtcttcgaaagccaagttaacaaacagatcactgatcacacatttagaatcccaccgtcccttctccgctgtgcaatccggtttcagagctggtcacgggtgcacctcagccacgctcaaggtactaaacgatataactgccatcgataaaatacagtattgtgcagccgtcttcatcgacctggccaaggcttttgactctgtcaatcaccgtattcgtattggcagactcaacagccttagtttctcaaatgactgcctcgcctggttcaccaactacttatctgatagagttcagtgtgtcaaattggagggcctgttgtccggacctctggcagtctctatgggggaaccacagggttcaattctcgggccgactcttttcccTATATAttaacgatgtcgctcttgctgtgggtgattccttgatccacctctacgcattctgtatacatctggctcttctttgggcaccgtgttaactaacctccagacgagcttctatgccatacaacactacttccgtggcctccaactgctcttaaacgctagtaaaactaaatgcatgctcttcaaccgatcgctgcccgcacccgcccgactagcatcactactctggacggttctgacttagaatatgtggacaactacaaatacctaggtgtctggctagactgtaaactctccttccagactcatattaagcatctccaatccaaaataaaatctagaattggcttcctatttcgcacaaagcatccttcactcacgctgccaaacaccCTAGTTatactgactatcctactgatcctagACTTTGGcgatgttatttacaaaatagcctccaacattctactcagcaaattggatgcaatctatcacggtgtcatccgttttgtcaccaaagccccatataccacccaccactgcgacttgtatgctctcgtcggctggccctcgctacatatttgtcgtcagacccactggctccaggtcgtctataagtctttgctaggttaagctctgccttatctcagctcactggtcaccataacaacacccacccgcagcacgcgctccagcaggtacatctcactggtcatccccaaagccagcacctcctttggccacctttccttccagttctctgctgccaatgactggaacgaattgcaaaaatctctgaagttggagacttatctccctcactaactttaagaatCAGCTATCTgggcagcttaccgatcgctgcagctgtacacagcccatctgtaaatagcccatccaactacttacctcatccccatattgtttttatttactattttttctcttttgcacaccagtatttctacttgcacatcaatcactccagtgttcatttgctaaattgtaattgcttcactactgtggcctatttattggcttacctccttactccatttgcacacactgtatatagatttttctattgttattgactgtacttttgtttatcccatgtgtaactctgttttttgtctcactgctttgctttgtcttggccaagttgcagttataaatgagaacttgttctcaactggcctacctggttaaataaaggtgaaatgtaaaaaatgattttagacctaACCACGCTGCCAACCTTTTGCCTAACCCTCCCCTGCCCCTGGTCTCGAAATAGGTTGACAGCTCGGTGTGTAGTCCACTGAACATGCTTATGGAACATCATATGGCTATAAGACAACAGTTATTTATTGTGGTTTACACTAAGTAGAATGTCAATAACAATATTTTGTTCACATATAAACCAAACCTTTGAATTTACACATCTGTGCAGGCAGCAACTCATGAGACTAAACCTGTTGTTGATAAGGAGAAGCCAGAGAACAACAAGAAGGCGGCACAGGGAGGGGTTGGTGGCAGAGAGGTAATGATTAGGAACATTACCTTCCTAAGGTCCAATATCCCATACATCTATTCTAGAAGTCCCATGCATGCAATCAAGCGCTCCTTCAAAGTTGTGCAATATCCTTACCAATACCCAAATAATTTCCCCCAGTTTCTTTCCCTAAGTTCCTATAAATCACCATGTTACTCTTTCCAGCTGAAACCTTGGCCTGGCTACATCTCGGAGCGCATGCAGCTGTATGAGGAGCTGAAAAAGGAGAGCGATGCCCTGCTGGCCAGGAGAGCTGCAGACAGCCAGCCCATCACTGTGGAGCTGCCAGATGGATGCAGGGTGGAGGGTCAGGCCTGGGTCACTACCCCCTACCAGCTGGCCTGTGGCATCAGGTGAGGGATCTGGAGCTTATCTTGGACCATAATATCCTTGTCCCATATATTTTTGTGCTGTGCAGTCAAGTCCTATGGCCATTGTCATTGCAAAAACATTCATAGAAGTTGGCAGCATAGACAAATCTGGGACAAGGAGGATCATGATGTTACTGGGAGACATCAGTTGCACCCTTCTGTCTTTGCCATTGTTTGTAGCAACACATGAGAACTATGTGGTGATGGTGGTATATCGTATTTCTCTCAGTCAGGGCTTAGCTGACAATGCAGTGATTTCTCGGGTGAACGGGGACCTGTGGGACCTGGATAGACCTCTGGAGAAGAGCTGCTCACTGGAGATCCTGCGCTTTGACAATGACGATGCCCAGGCTGTGAGTATAATGTGCCCTCTGGGCTATCATACTCTCTATAGTCTTTGTTCTTGGAGGTCGTAACAGATGTTTCCGCTCCTTGTTTCAGGTGTACTGGCATTCCAGTGCTCACATCCTTGGTGAGGCCATGGAGCGTTTCTATGGAGGCTGTCTGTGTTATGGACCACCCATTGAGAATGGCTTCTACTATGACATGTTCCTCGATGGACCCCAGTAAGCATCTATCATTGTTAAGAAAAAAAGGCTTTCAGTCTCCTTTATAAAGTAATGAGCAGAAATgatacagagctggtgtagtgaGTAAcctatgacaggtgtgttgttaCTGAGGGTTCTGTTTGACCTGTGTCCTGTCCTGGCCAGGGGTGTGTCGAGTACAGAGTTTGAGTACCTGGAGGCGCTGTGCAAGTCTGTGGTGAAGGAGAAACAGCCCTTCGAGAGGCTGGAGGTCAGCAAGGAGACCCTACTGAAGATGTtcaaggtgagaggagaggatctCTACACTACATTGGCACCTCTCCACCCTCTGGTGAAAGATTGTAGCTCGATTATATTATGTTTTATAGATGTTTCTTGTTTGTGAGTAGATCAGCAGCAATTggtatttatttttttcccaATCTGTTTGCGTACATATTTTCAGTACAACAAATTCAAGTGTCGCATTCTGAATGAGAAAGTCACCACACCCACTACAACAGTCTACAGGTAAGCAGCTCATGATGTTTAGTTGTAAATCACAGAATATTATTTGGTGTACAGCAAATATTCAGAAGACTGGTTTAACATGTTGGTGAATTTGAAGAACAGAAATAGGACTGCACTCCGGTAAATTAATTTAAAATTAAATTTTTATCACTGCACAAACGTTTCGGGTATGAGCCCTTCAGCGTGCAAGGCAATAGCAATCAATGTCACACCAACAAGACCACACAGGTGGGCATAATTATCAATTCAGCCAATATTGTCCCAATCAAGAGATCCAGCAGAGGGAGCTTTCGGGGAAACGTGACGATCAAATATAGATCTATAGACACACAATACAAACACATGATGTCATTACCTAAATATTTGGCATATTTATAACCTACTACAAAAAAAGCAAGAAAAAGACCATTCCTCATTAAGGCCTGCTGGGGCAAGAGTGGCCAAGCGGTCTATCCAATATGTCTCTCATTGGAGAGGTAATTGATCCCTATCTCCTCCCCTACGTGGCACTTTCACCAATTCAATGCCTATATAATGTAATACACTTAGTACATGATTATTGCTGTTGAAATTTCTGGCAACAGGTAATTATTTTTCCATCATGGTTTCGAATGGAGCTCTTATGCTCACATATCATTGTCTTAAGTTCCTGTTTGGTCTTACCCACAACATTAAAGTCACAGGAACACACTTAAGTAGTATTACAACATATTTTGTGTGACATGATATTCTACCTCAAACCTTTATCCTCCCACTCGAATGGGGATGGATAAGAGTTCCCTCTGATCATGGCATAACAGTGGACAGTTGTGACAAGGAAACTGCCATCAGGAATGATGAAATGCAATGCTTTTCTTATTAGGCAAATCTGACTGTACTAAATAATCCCTTTCAATTTGAGTGTCTCTTATAGCAAGACCTCGGGAGAGATTCAAACGCTTTACCAAAGCTGGGGTCGCTGTGTCATGTGCCAATGTCTATTAACCACTTCCTTAATCGACCTTGAAATGGGACTGAAGGTCAACACAAAAGctaagagggaggagagggattcCTTTGACGTGGTTGCAATAATGCATTCCACTCAGCTTGTCTTACACTCAAGGCAATTGTCCAATAATTATTCTTTATACCCTCTTGTTTTGAATCATTCACATAAATCTTTGGAATGTACATCAAATGTCCTAATCGGTCACAAATGCGAAGGATTAGGCTTTCATATATTAtggtaaaaaaatgtatttatg
It contains:
- the LOC139411587 gene encoding serine/threonine-protein kinase ULK3-like — protein: MASSFAPPKLANFILTERLGSGTYATVYKAYRKGDNREVVAVKVVGKKTLNKVSMENLLTEIEILKTVRHPHIVQLKDFQWDSENIYLILEWCSGGDLSRFIHSRRLLPERVARLFLQQIACALQFLHNHNISHLDLKPQNILLNGSVLKLADFGFASYMSPWDEQSALRGSPLYMAPEMVCRRQYDSRVDLWSVGVILYETLFGRAPFASRSYAELEEKIRSDKPIELPAGARVSRNCRDLLLRLLDRDPDTRLTFTQFFSHPWVDLEHMPNAESLGKAKDLVLKAVQKDQEGDRSAALSLYCSSLEHFVPAIHYETDRLRKDALRQKVSQYVSRAEELKALVSADNSLCFEQFKSTRDILREMSRDQPRVLAALELASTAIAMEENGIEDHDTLALYQQSLGELLLALAAEAQGRRRELLHGEIKSLMTRAEYLKEQIKMLETQKDVSMDREPLSESVRSSCCVQ